In the Vogesella sp. XCS3 genome, GCGGTCCAGCCCGTACAGCGCTTTCAGCTCGGCCGCACGCTGCGGGGTCAGGTTGATATTGCCGTCGATGAAATCGCCCGGCGTCAGCGCAAACACCAGGAAGATCAGCAGCGAGGCACCGAATAACAAAGGAATGGCGCCCAGCAGGCGCCGCAAGACATAGGTTCGCATGAGAGGTCCAGCCAGAAGTGAAACCGGCCGCCACGGTGGCTACCGTAGCGGCCGGGGTTGGCCGCAAGCGGCTCAGTACTGGATTTTCAGCTTGGGCAGGCTGCCGAAAATGCCGTTGAACACATCGGGCTGGTAGTTGCCGATACGGCTGCTATTGACGTACAGCAGCTTGCGGTTAGCCAGCAGGATCAGCGGTGCATCGTTGGCCAGCACCTGGTACAGCTGGTGGTAAATGGCCTTGCGCTTGCCGATATCCAGCGTGCCGTTACCGGCGTTGATCAGCTTGTCTACCTGCGCGTTCTTGTAGCCCACTTCGTTTTCGGTGGAACGGAAACGCGCCACGCCGTCGTGCGGGTCGTTCAGGCCGGAGGTGCGGAAGGTAGCCAGATCAAAGTTGCCAGCCTTGCGCTTGGCCAGCAGCGCGTTGAAATCCGACACCTCGGGGCGTAGCTCCACCCCTACCCGCTTGAAGTTTTCCTTGGCAATGGGAATCAGCGCATCGTTGAACAGGCTCTTGGTTGCCAGCAGGGTGACCACCAGCTTCTGCCCGCCTTTTTCGCGAATACCGTCGCTACCCAGCTTCCAGCCGGCCTGATCCAGCAGTGAGGCAGCTTTGGCCGGGTCGAAGTTGTAAGGGTTCACGCCCTTGGTATCGTAAGCCCAGGACACCGGTGACAGCGGCAGCGTGGCCACACTACCGTAGCCCTGGTACACCACGTCCACCAGCTTTTTGCGGTCCAGCGCATAGGTCAGCGCCTGGCGCACGCGCACGTCTTTCAGCGCCGGTTTGTTGTGGTTGAACTCGATCAGGCTGTAGTCGCTCGAGTTGTAGATATTCAGGTTGGCAAAACCCAGCGCCTTCAGCTGTTCGATGTTGTCGGCATTGATCGAAAAGCCTTCCAGGTCGGTTTCGCCGGTCTGGAACAGCTGTAGCTTGGTGGCGTCGCTGGTGATGCGGTAGATGAAGTTGGGCACCGCTGGCTTGCCGGCAAAGTAATACGGGTTGGCGTGGAAGCGCACTTCCTGGCCCGGAATGAATTTGTCGTAGATATAGGGCCCGGCACCCAGCGGCTTGCTGCTGTACTGGCGCAGCTCGTCCAGCTTGCCTGGCTGGTAGCCACGGCCATACCAGGCGCGCGACAGCACCGGCCCGCCGATCAGCTGCAGCGTGGTGGCACCCGGCTCGGTGACGGTGATCTGGATGGTTTGCGGGTTCAGCACCTTGATACCTTCCACACTGCTGGCCTTGCCGGCCTTGTAGGCGTCGCCGCCCTTGATCTTGGCCAGGCTGATATCGGTGCCGCCGTCGTAGGCCGGGTCGTGCAGGAAGGTCAGCGTAAAGGCCACGTCATCGGCGGTAAACGGCGAGCCGTCACTGAACTTCAGCCCCTTGCGCAGTTTCAGCGTGTACTGCAGGCCGTCCTTGCTGACCTGCCACGACTCGGCCTGCTCGGCGCGCAGCTTGCCTTGCGCATCCAGCCCTACCAGCCGCCCGAAGATCACCTCGGTCACGTTCTCGTCCCAACCATTGCTGAACAGGTAGGGGTTAAAGATGCCCTGCGGCGCCGAAATGGCCCCGACGATGGTGTCCTTGCGCGCCTTGGCCTGCGCCGGAATAGCCGACGGGTTAGTGGCGGCAATTACATCGGCCTGGGCGCTACCGGCCAGTACGCCGGCAGCAATGGCTGCGGCCAACAGGCGGCGCAGGAAGGGAGAGTGGCTATGCATGACTGGTCTCAAAGTGGTTGTCAGAGGCCGCCAAAGTTAGCAGCCCGCCCCCACCAGACAAACCAATGATTTCTGATTTTCTTATCAATAAAGGCATATAAATTCACAAAATCAGAATAATCAACAACAAGAAGCCCAATAAAAAGCCATACACCGCCAAATCAGCAACATCCCATCGTTATAAAAAATACTGGAAATGACAGCTGTTTTTCTTGGTTAGCCCGGCGGAACTGCCGCCGTATAGTGGCCCTGCACCCGAAAGATGCCCTGCACGGAGACCACCATGCCCCACGCTATCAGCCCACAGACCTTCCCCCTGCCTATCAACCCAGACACCTTGCTGGCCTCTGGCCGCGAGCGCGCCCAGCGTGCGGAGCTGCCCTACCCTGGCTGCCTGTACCCGCAAGAGGCGTGGGCACTGGTAGAGGCCGGCGTTGCCGCACTGGTAGACGTGCGCACAGTCGAGGAGCGCAAGTTTGTCGGCCACGTACCGGGCTCGCTGCACGTGGCCTGGCAAACCGGTACGGCGCTGATCAAGAACCCGCGCTTTCTGCGCGAGCTGGAAAACAAAGCCGGCGGCAAAGACCGCGTCATCGTGCTGCTGTGTCGTAGCGGCAAGCGTTCGGCGGCCGCTGCCGAAGCGGCTGCGGCAGCGGGTTTTACCCAGGTGTTCAACGTACTGGAAGGCTTCGAGGGCGAGCTGGATACACAGCAACGCCGTGGCGACCTGGGTGGCTGGCGGCTGCGTGGCCTGCCGTGGCAACAGGACTAACCCACAGCGGGAGCAGATCACATGAATGACCGAGCAAAAAGCTGGCTGTCGTTTGGCAGCCACCAGCAGCAAAACTGGGATATCGAAGGCGTGGTGCGCGAGCTGCGCAACGCCCGCCTGGACTGGCGCAAAACCCACGGCCGCACCCGCGAGCTGGGCGGGCGCGAGTTCCCCTCGCGCGAGGCTCTGCACGACATCGTGGAGGCGCTGTCCGGCGTGCTGTTCCCCATGCGCCTGGGGCCGCCGGACCTGAACGAAAGCAGCGAGGACTTCTATGTGGGCCACACGCTGGCCCAGGCACTGGACGCGCTGGTGAAACAGCTGCAGCTGGAGCTGAGCTATAGCGCCCGGCTGCAAGGGCTGAGCGATGCCAAAAGCGAACAGAACGCGGTGATCATCGCCCGCGGCCTGGCCGCCGAGCTGCCACGGCTGCGCCGCATTCTGGATGCCGACGTGCACGCTGCGTATGTAGGCGACCCGGCGGCGCGCAGCGTGGACGAAGTGCTGCTGTGCTACCCCGGCATCAGCGCCATCCTTTACCACCGCCTGGCGCACTACCTGTACCGCGCCGGTGCCACGCTGGTGGCACGCATCATCGCCGAGATCGCGCACTCCGACACCGGCATCGACATCCACCCCGGCGCCCAGATCGGCAAGGGCTTTTTCATCGACCACGGCACCGGTGTGGTGATAGGCGAAACCGCCATCATCGGCGAGCGGGTACGGCTGTACCAGGCCGTAACACTGGGCGCCAAGCGCTTTGCCAGCGACGCCGACGGCAAGCTGGAAAAAGGCCAGCCGCGCCACCCCATCGTGGAAGACGACGTGGTGATCTACGCCGGTGCCACCCTGCTGGGCCGCATCACCATCGGCCAGGGCGCCACCATCGGCGGCAACGTCTGGCTCACGCGCGACGTGCTGCCCGGCAGCCATATCACCCAGGCCAATAGCCAGAATATTACCGGGACGCCGCAGGCCACACGCTAAGCGCCCCCTTTCTCCCCAGCAAACCAAAGCAAGGAACCATCATGGCCGAACATCAGGATGTCAAACAGGCACTGGGCGACAACGCCGCCCGCCAGCTGGCGAATGCCACCAAGACCGTACCGCAGCTGTCTACCATCAGCCCGCGCTGGCTGGTACACCTGCTGCAGTGGACCCCGGTAGAGGCGGGTATCTTCCGCCTGAACCGCGTGAAAAACGCCGCCGGCGTACGTGTAGCGTGCTCGCAGCGCGACGAATCCGAGCTGCCACAGACCTTCGTGGACTACGAAGAACAGCCGCGTGAACTGTTCCTGAACGCGGTGACCACCGTGCTGGACGTACACACCCGCGTGTCCGACCTGTACAGCAGCCCGCACGACCAGATCAAGGAACAGCTGCGCCTGACCATCGAAACCATCAAGGAGCGCCAGGAAGCCGAGCTGATCAACAACCCGGAATACGGCCTGCTGGCCAATGTGGACGACAGCCAGCGCATCAGCACGCTGACCGGCGCACCGACCCCGGACGACTTTGACGAGCTGCTGACCAAGGTGTGGAAAGAGCCGGGCTTCTTCCTGGCCCACCCGCTGGCCATTGCCGCCTTCGGCCGCGAGTGCACCCGCCGTGGCGTACCGCCACCAACCGTTAGCCTGTTCGGCTCCCAGTTCATCACCTGGCGCGGCGTGCCCATCATCCCGTCCGACAAACTGCCGATCGACGAAAACGGCAAAACCAAGATCCTGCTACTGCGCGTAGGCGACAAGCGCCAGGGCGTGGTAGGCCTGTACCAGCCGGGCCTGGCCGGCGAACAGAGCCCGGGCCTGTCGGTACGCTTCATGGGCATCAACCGCAACGCCATCGCCTCCTACCTGATTTCGCTGTATTGCTCGCTGGCCGTGCTGACCGAAGATGCGCTGGCCGTGCTCGAAGACGTGGAGATTGGCAAGTACCATGACTATCCAGACACTTACAAGTAAGCCGGACGGCCTGCCGGATGTGGCCGACCTGGCGCGGCTGGCCAACGCCTTCTTCAGTGCGCTACCGGGTGAAACGCCGCCAGATAGCGGTAGCCTGACCCCGCCATCGCCTGCCGCTGCACCGGCCATCCAGCCCTTGCCGGCAAGCGCACCGGCGCC is a window encoding:
- a CDS encoding ABC transporter substrate-binding protein; the encoded protein is MHSHSPFLRRLLAAAIAAGVLAGSAQADVIAATNPSAIPAQAKARKDTIVGAISAPQGIFNPYLFSNGWDENVTEVIFGRLVGLDAQGKLRAEQAESWQVSKDGLQYTLKLRKGLKFSDGSPFTADDVAFTLTFLHDPAYDGGTDISLAKIKGGDAYKAGKASSVEGIKVLNPQTIQITVTEPGATTLQLIGGPVLSRAWYGRGYQPGKLDELRQYSSKPLGAGPYIYDKFIPGQEVRFHANPYYFAGKPAVPNFIYRITSDATKLQLFQTGETDLEGFSINADNIEQLKALGFANLNIYNSSDYSLIEFNHNKPALKDVRVRQALTYALDRKKLVDVVYQGYGSVATLPLSPVSWAYDTKGVNPYNFDPAKAASLLDQAGWKLGSDGIREKGGQKLVVTLLATKSLFNDALIPIAKENFKRVGVELRPEVSDFNALLAKRKAGNFDLATFRTSGLNDPHDGVARFRSTENEVGYKNAQVDKLINAGNGTLDIGKRKAIYHQLYQVLANDAPLILLANRKLLYVNSSRIGNYQPDVFNGIFGSLPKLKIQY
- a CDS encoding family 2A encapsulin nanocompartment shell protein — protein: MAEHQDVKQALGDNAARQLANATKTVPQLSTISPRWLVHLLQWTPVEAGIFRLNRVKNAAGVRVACSQRDESELPQTFVDYEEQPRELFLNAVTTVLDVHTRVSDLYSSPHDQIKEQLRLTIETIKERQEAELINNPEYGLLANVDDSQRISTLTGAPTPDDFDELLTKVWKEPGFFLAHPLAIAAFGRECTRRGVPPPTVSLFGSQFITWRGVPIIPSDKLPIDENGKTKILLLRVGDKRQGVVGLYQPGLAGEQSPGLSVRFMGINRNAIASYLISLYCSLAVLTEDALAVLEDVEIGKYHDYPDTYK
- a CDS encoding rhodanese-like domain-containing protein yields the protein MPHAISPQTFPLPINPDTLLASGRERAQRAELPYPGCLYPQEAWALVEAGVAALVDVRTVEERKFVGHVPGSLHVAWQTGTALIKNPRFLRELENKAGGKDRVIVLLCRSGKRSAAAAEAAAAAGFTQVFNVLEGFEGELDTQQRRGDLGGWRLRGLPWQQD
- the epsC gene encoding serine O-acetyltransferase EpsC; amino-acid sequence: MNDRAKSWLSFGSHQQQNWDIEGVVRELRNARLDWRKTHGRTRELGGREFPSREALHDIVEALSGVLFPMRLGPPDLNESSEDFYVGHTLAQALDALVKQLQLELSYSARLQGLSDAKSEQNAVIIARGLAAELPRLRRILDADVHAAYVGDPAARSVDEVLLCYPGISAILYHRLAHYLYRAGATLVARIIAEIAHSDTGIDIHPGAQIGKGFFIDHGTGVVIGETAIIGERVRLYQAVTLGAKRFASDADGKLEKGQPRHPIVEDDVVIYAGATLLGRITIGQGATIGGNVWLTRDVLPGSHITQANSQNITGTPQATR